The genomic segment TGAGGGAGTACCCAAAATCGTCGCCCTGGCCCCACCCCGCCAAGGCTTACCCCAAAAGCTCCATCAACCAGACACCGTCAAAGGCACCACACCGTCAGACAAGGTCGCCTGAACGCTCTGCCCGGGCTCAAACTGCCCGGCATGGGTCAAAGCCTGGCCCTTGTCGTCGCTCAGCCAGGCATAGCCGCGCTCCAGCACCCGGCGCGGATCCACTGACGACAAACGCAAAGCGGCCCGCTCCAGGCGCTGGGCACTTTGCTGCACTTGCTGGCCCCGATTGAATTTCAAGCGGTCATCGAGCCGCGTCAGCTGGTGGCCACTGGCCACCAACCGGGTTTGAGCACCCGCTTGCAAGCGGTGCGCCAACTGCGCCAGCCACTGGCCGTGCTGGCCCAGCAGCGCTTGCGGGCGGCTCAAGCGGACGGCGATGGCACTGAGCCGTTGGGCTTGGCGGTCTTGCTGCCGGGCCAGGCCTGCGCCCCATCGGGCGGCCACACCGTCCAGTTGCTGGGCCTGCCGGTCTTGCTGGCGCAGCAGGCCTCGGGTCAATCGGTGCTCCAACACGCTCAAAGCCTCAAGACCCACACCCCGATCGGTCGCAGCCATCTCGGCAGCGGCCGTGGGCGTTGGGGCTCGCACATCGGCCACAAAGTCAGCGATGGTGAAATCGGTCTCATGGCCCACGCCGCAAATGAGCGGCACAGGGCTTTGGGCGATCACGCGGGCCAGGTTTTCATCGTTGAATGACCACAGGTCTTCCATCGAGCCGCCCCCACGCACCAACAAAATCACGTCCACCGGGGGCGACAGCGGGTTGTCTTCGGCCGTGAGGGCATAGATGTTTTGCAAGGCCTGCACCAGCGTGGCGGCAGCGCCT from the Limnohabitans sp. 2KL-27 genome contains:
- the xseA gene encoding exodeoxyribonuclease VII large subunit, with the protein product MPLNDDLKPRAWTVSALCRAMADTLDAQFNPVTVRGEMSGFSRAASGHCYFSIKDDTGQIRCAMFRRAASLMDFAPLDGELVEVRGRLGVYEARGDLQLIVESMERAGQGALFEQFLRLKAQLEAEGLFDPAHKRDLPAQPRAIGVVTSLGAAAWHDVVTALQRRVPHIPVLMAPALVQGAGAAATLVQALQNIYALTAEDNPLSPPVDVILLVRGGGSMEDLWSFNDENLARVIAQSPVPLICGVGHETDFTIADFVADVRAPTPTAAAEMAATDRGVGLEALSVLEHRLTRGLLRQQDRQAQQLDGVAARWGAGLARQQDRQAQRLSAIAVRLSRPQALLGQHGQWLAQLAHRLQAGAQTRLVASGHQLTRLDDRLKFNRGQQVQQSAQRLERAALRLSSVDPRRVLERGYAWLSDDKGQALTHAGQFEPGQSVQATLSDGVVPLTVSG